From the Primulina tabacum isolate GXHZ01 chromosome 3, ASM2559414v2, whole genome shotgun sequence genome, one window contains:
- the LOC142539499 gene encoding cation/H(+) antiporter 15-like isoform X1: MPLYFVKNGLVIDIFNVTIGDYLTVQSVILVAYVGKFLGAMFFSICVGVPLRESIQIGLVMNVQGVLELGLFKMLKSNKAIDDKSFVVLCASMLIVTASCTNILRYLYDPLRRHIFYKRRTMSDLKPDSVLRVLACVHSQENVPAIIELLESLHPTKRTPIDVCLLHLVELAGRSCPLLIPHKLAKVNSAKGYTPRSIINAFQILQQRYHGAITVHPFTAISPYASMHDEVCEIAVDRRVSLVIIPFHRRFNTTAESSSSGIRAMNDKVLQMAPCTTAIVVDRAPTIKSAAPSSHGDLFRVAIFFIGGPDDREALAVGSRMVAQANIHLTIYRLILKSEAISADIHLDANIEKKLDNEVMNDILLKSRNNSNKRVSYCRRSGERWNRDSGADSIHRERARGYYGWKTTRHKIPTVGRPFRLE, from the exons ATGCCTCTCTACTTCGTGAAGAACGGGCTGGTCATCGACATATTCAATGTTACAATCGGAGACTATCTGACAGTTCAGTCTGTCATACTTGTCGCCTATGTGGGTAAGTTTCTTGGAGCAATGTTCTTTTCCATTTGTGTAGGAGTACCACTTAGGGAATCCATTCAGATTGGCCTTGTGATGAATGTACAAGGTGTTCTGGAACTAGGTCTGTTCAAGATGTTGAAGAGCAACAAG GCAATAGATGATAAATCATTCGTGGTTTTGTGCGCATCAATGTTAATTGTTACCGCTAGTTGCACCAATATACTTAGGTACTTATACGATCCTTTGAGGAGGCACATATTTTACAAGAGGAGAACAATGTCGGACTTAAAGCCAGATTCCGTACTCCGGGTACTAGCTTGCGTGCACAGCCAAGAGAACGTCCCTGCCATAATCGAACTTCTTGAAAGCCTCCATCCTACAAAGCGCACCCCCATTGATGTGTGTTTGTTACACCTTGTCGAGCTTGCTGGTCGTTCTTGTCCATTACTCATTCCCCACAAACTTGCAAAAGTAAACTCTGCCAAGGGTTACACACCGAGAAGTATCATCAATGCCTTCCAAATCTTGCAGCAAAGATACCATGGAGCCATCACGGTGCACCCCTTTACTGCGATATCTCCTTATGCAAGCATGCACGATGAAGTGTGTGAAATTGCAGTGGACAGGAGGGTTTCACTCGTGATCATTCCATTTCACAGGAGATTCAACACAACAGCTGAATCGTCATCGTCAGGCATAAGGGCGATGAATGACAAAGTACTCCAAATGGCGCCTTGTACCACAGCCATCGTGGTCGACAGAGCACCAACCATTAAATCAGCAGCACCATCATCTCACGGAGACCTATTTAGAGTTGCTATTTTTTTCATCGGAGGCCCAGACGACCGAGAAGCGCTTGCTGTAGGATCAAGGATGGTGGCACAAGCCAACATCCACTTGACCATATATCGGCTGATCCTCAAGAGCGAGGCAATCAGCGCCGACATTCATTTGGATGCAAACATCGAAAAGAAGTTGGACAACGAAGTTATGAATGACATATTACTGAAATCCCGAAACAATAGTAATAAGAGGGTGAGTTACTGCAGAAGAAGTGGTGAGAGATGGAACCGGGACAGTGGCGCTGATTCGATCCATAGAGAACGAGCACGAGGTTATTATGGTTGGAAGACGACACGACACAAGATCCCCACTGTTGGGAGGCCTTTCAGATTGGAGTGA
- the LOC142539499 gene encoding cation/H(+) antiporter 15-like isoform X2, with protein MLIVTASCTNILRYLYDPLRRHIFYKRRTMSDLKPDSVLRVLACVHSQENVPAIIELLESLHPTKRTPIDVCLLHLVELAGRSCPLLIPHKLAKVNSAKGYTPRSIINAFQILQQRYHGAITVHPFTAISPYASMHDEVCEIAVDRRVSLVIIPFHRRFNTTAESSSSGIRAMNDKVLQMAPCTTAIVVDRAPTIKSAAPSSHGDLFRVAIFFIGGPDDREALAVGSRMVAQANIHLTIYRLILKSEAISADIHLDANIEKKLDNEVMNDILLKSRNNSNKRVSYCRRSGERWNRDSGADSIHRERARGYYGWKTTRHKIPTVGRPFRLE; from the coding sequence ATGTTAATTGTTACCGCTAGTTGCACCAATATACTTAGGTACTTATACGATCCTTTGAGGAGGCACATATTTTACAAGAGGAGAACAATGTCGGACTTAAAGCCAGATTCCGTACTCCGGGTACTAGCTTGCGTGCACAGCCAAGAGAACGTCCCTGCCATAATCGAACTTCTTGAAAGCCTCCATCCTACAAAGCGCACCCCCATTGATGTGTGTTTGTTACACCTTGTCGAGCTTGCTGGTCGTTCTTGTCCATTACTCATTCCCCACAAACTTGCAAAAGTAAACTCTGCCAAGGGTTACACACCGAGAAGTATCATCAATGCCTTCCAAATCTTGCAGCAAAGATACCATGGAGCCATCACGGTGCACCCCTTTACTGCGATATCTCCTTATGCAAGCATGCACGATGAAGTGTGTGAAATTGCAGTGGACAGGAGGGTTTCACTCGTGATCATTCCATTTCACAGGAGATTCAACACAACAGCTGAATCGTCATCGTCAGGCATAAGGGCGATGAATGACAAAGTACTCCAAATGGCGCCTTGTACCACAGCCATCGTGGTCGACAGAGCACCAACCATTAAATCAGCAGCACCATCATCTCACGGAGACCTATTTAGAGTTGCTATTTTTTTCATCGGAGGCCCAGACGACCGAGAAGCGCTTGCTGTAGGATCAAGGATGGTGGCACAAGCCAACATCCACTTGACCATATATCGGCTGATCCTCAAGAGCGAGGCAATCAGCGCCGACATTCATTTGGATGCAAACATCGAAAAGAAGTTGGACAACGAAGTTATGAATGACATATTACTGAAATCCCGAAACAATAGTAATAAGAGGGTGAGTTACTGCAGAAGAAGTGGTGAGAGATGGAACCGGGACAGTGGCGCTGATTCGATCCATAGAGAACGAGCACGAGGTTATTATGGTTGGAAGACGACACGACACAAGATCCCCACTGTTGGGAGGCCTTTCAGATTGGAGTGA
- the LOC142539500 gene encoding protein NUCLEAR FUSION DEFECTIVE 4-like isoform X3 — protein MCFMNDGISSFFNNRWLVFVAAMWIQSCAGIGYLFGSISPTIKSSLNYNQKQVAWLGVAKDLGDSVGFLAGSLSEIFPLWGAILVGCIQNFVGYGLVWLVVTGRVPVLPLWTMCILIFVGTNGETYFNTAALVSCVQNFPKSRGPVVGILKGFAGLGGAILTQVYAMMHSPDHASLIFMVAVGPTMVVIGLMFVVRPVGGHKQMRSSDGFSFSFIYSICLILAAYLMVVMLVEDLLDLSPTVITIFTLVLFVLLLIPIVIPVTLSFSRDPRSPAEEPLVPHEDVIFSEIEDEKPREVDLLPASERRKKMAQLQARLAQAAAEGAVRIKKPRPHRGEDFTLTEALIKADFWLIFFSLLLGSGSGLMVIDNLGQMSQSLGYDNTHVFVSMISIWNFLGRVGGGYFSENIVQYYAYPRPVAMAIAQLIMAMGHFSFAMGWAGAMYVGTLLVGLGYGAHWAIVPATASELFGLKKFGALYNFLTLANPAGSLIFSGIIASSIYDSEAEKQAQYVIRSSTKEALKCDGAICFFLTSLIMSGLCILAVVLSMILVHRTRPVYTHLYGKSTTRR, from the exons atgtgttttATGAATGATGGGATTTCTTCCTTTTTTAACAACAGATGGCTCGTTTTCGTGGCCGCGATGTGGATACAATCTTGTGCGGGAATTGGATATTTGTTCGGAAGCATTTCACCGACCATCAAAAGTAGTTTAAACTATAACCAAAAGCAGGTTGCGTGGTTGGGTGTGGCCAAAGACTTGGGAGATAGCGTAGGATTCTTGGCTGGGAGTTTATCTGAGATTTTTCCATTGTGGGGTGCTATTCTTGTTGGCTGTATTCAGAATTTTGTTGGATATGGGTTGGTTTGGCTTGTAGTCACCGGCCGAGTTCCTGTTTTGCCATTATGGACT ATGTGCATTCTTATATTTGTAGGAACAAATGGGGAGACCTACTTCAACACAGCTGCGCTAGTCTCTTGCGTGCAAAACTTCCCCAAAAGCCGTGGACCAGTTGTGGGAATACTGAAGGGTTTTGCTGGGTTGGGAGGTGCAATCTTGACTCAGGTATATGCAATGATGCATTCCCCAGATCACGCTTCACTCATATTTATGGTTGCCGTCGGGCCGACGATGGTGGTCATTGGTCTAATGTTCGTGGTCAGGCCGGTTGGAGGTCACAAACAGATGAGGTCGTCGGATGGGTTCAGTTTCTCTTTTATCTACAGCATATGTCTGATCTTGGCTGCGTATCTGATGGTGGTCATGCTTGTTGAAGATCTGCTTGATTTGAGCCCAACTGTTATCACAATCTTCACTCTAGTTTTATTTGTTCTGTTGTTGATTCCCATTGTTATCCCAGTCACCTTGAGTTTCTCTCGGGACCCAAGGTCACCAGCAGAGGAGCCATTGGTACCCCATGAGGATGTCATATTCAGTGAGATCGAAGACGAAAAGCCTAGAGAAGTGGACTTGCTTCCAGCTTCGGAGAGACGGAAGAAAATGGCTCAGCTCCAGGCAAGATTAGCCCAAGCAGCTGCAGAAGGAGCTGTGAGAATCAAGAAACCAAGGCCGCACCGGGGGGAGGACTTTACATTGACGGAAGCACTGATAAAGGCAGACTTTTGGCTCATATTCTTCTCTCTTCTCTTAGGTTCTGGTTCCGGCTTGATGGTGATCGACAACTTGGGCCAGATGAGCCAGTCCTTGGGTTACGACAATACCCATGTATTCGTTTCCATGATCAGCATTTGGAACTTCCTCGGGCGGGTCGGTGGCGGTTACTTCTCCGAGAATATTGTACAGTACTACGCATATCCGCGGCCTGTTGCCATGGCCATTGCCCAACTTATAATGGCGATGGGACATTTCTCTTTCGCAATGGGTTGGGCAGGGGCGATGTACGTCGGAACCCTTCTGGTCGGGCTCGGATACGGAGCACACTGGGCAATAGTGCCTGCTACCGCCTCCGAGTTGTTCGGACTGAAGAAGTTTGGAGCATTGTACAACTTTCTAACATTAGCCAATCCGGCAGGATCATTGATATTCTCGGGCATCATCGCCAGCAGCATATACGACAGCGAGGCAGAGAAACAAGCTCAATACGTGATCAGATCAAGCACAAAAGAAGCTCTAAAGTGCGACGGGGCGATCTGTTTCTTCTTGACTTCGTTGATCATGTCGGGACTTTGCATTCTTGCAGTTGTTCTGAGCATGATTCTTGTACATCGAACGAGGCCAGTGTATACTCATCTCTATGGAAAGTCCACAACTCGGAG gtaa
- the LOC142539500 gene encoding protein NUCLEAR FUSION DEFECTIVE 4-like isoform X1, producing the protein MCFMNDGISSFFNNRWLVFVAAMWIQSCAGIGYLFGSISPTIKSSLNYNQKQVAWLGVAKDLGDSVGFLAGSLSEIFPLWGAILVGCIQNFVGYGLVWLVVTGRVPVLPLWTMCILIFVGTNGETYFNTAALVSCVQNFPKSRGPVVGILKGFAGLGGAILTQVYAMMHSPDHASLIFMVAVGPTMVVIGLMFVVRPVGGHKQMRSSDGFSFSFIYSICLILAAYLMVVMLVEDLLDLSPTVITIFTLVLFVLLLIPIVIPVTLSFSRDPRSPAEEPLVPHEDVIFSEIEDEKPREVDLLPASERRKKMAQLQARLAQAAAEGAVRIKKPRPHRGEDFTLTEALIKADFWLIFFSLLLGSGSGLMVIDNLGQMSQSLGYDNTHVFVSMISIWNFLGRVGGGYFSENIVQYYAYPRPVAMAIAQLIMAMGHFSFAMGWAGAMYVGTLLVGLGYGAHWAIVPATASELFGLKKFGALYNFLTLANPAGSLIFSGIIASSIYDSEAEKQAQYVIRSSTKEALKCDGAICFFLTSLIMSGLCILAVVLSMILVHRTRPVYTHLYGKSTTRSRSPQWRNGTQDREEASKTKKRDDDEDNWDVPEGALA; encoded by the exons atgtgttttATGAATGATGGGATTTCTTCCTTTTTTAACAACAGATGGCTCGTTTTCGTGGCCGCGATGTGGATACAATCTTGTGCGGGAATTGGATATTTGTTCGGAAGCATTTCACCGACCATCAAAAGTAGTTTAAACTATAACCAAAAGCAGGTTGCGTGGTTGGGTGTGGCCAAAGACTTGGGAGATAGCGTAGGATTCTTGGCTGGGAGTTTATCTGAGATTTTTCCATTGTGGGGTGCTATTCTTGTTGGCTGTATTCAGAATTTTGTTGGATATGGGTTGGTTTGGCTTGTAGTCACCGGCCGAGTTCCTGTTTTGCCATTATGGACT ATGTGCATTCTTATATTTGTAGGAACAAATGGGGAGACCTACTTCAACACAGCTGCGCTAGTCTCTTGCGTGCAAAACTTCCCCAAAAGCCGTGGACCAGTTGTGGGAATACTGAAGGGTTTTGCTGGGTTGGGAGGTGCAATCTTGACTCAGGTATATGCAATGATGCATTCCCCAGATCACGCTTCACTCATATTTATGGTTGCCGTCGGGCCGACGATGGTGGTCATTGGTCTAATGTTCGTGGTCAGGCCGGTTGGAGGTCACAAACAGATGAGGTCGTCGGATGGGTTCAGTTTCTCTTTTATCTACAGCATATGTCTGATCTTGGCTGCGTATCTGATGGTGGTCATGCTTGTTGAAGATCTGCTTGATTTGAGCCCAACTGTTATCACAATCTTCACTCTAGTTTTATTTGTTCTGTTGTTGATTCCCATTGTTATCCCAGTCACCTTGAGTTTCTCTCGGGACCCAAGGTCACCAGCAGAGGAGCCATTGGTACCCCATGAGGATGTCATATTCAGTGAGATCGAAGACGAAAAGCCTAGAGAAGTGGACTTGCTTCCAGCTTCGGAGAGACGGAAGAAAATGGCTCAGCTCCAGGCAAGATTAGCCCAAGCAGCTGCAGAAGGAGCTGTGAGAATCAAGAAACCAAGGCCGCACCGGGGGGAGGACTTTACATTGACGGAAGCACTGATAAAGGCAGACTTTTGGCTCATATTCTTCTCTCTTCTCTTAGGTTCTGGTTCCGGCTTGATGGTGATCGACAACTTGGGCCAGATGAGCCAGTCCTTGGGTTACGACAATACCCATGTATTCGTTTCCATGATCAGCATTTGGAACTTCCTCGGGCGGGTCGGTGGCGGTTACTTCTCCGAGAATATTGTACAGTACTACGCATATCCGCGGCCTGTTGCCATGGCCATTGCCCAACTTATAATGGCGATGGGACATTTCTCTTTCGCAATGGGTTGGGCAGGGGCGATGTACGTCGGAACCCTTCTGGTCGGGCTCGGATACGGAGCACACTGGGCAATAGTGCCTGCTACCGCCTCCGAGTTGTTCGGACTGAAGAAGTTTGGAGCATTGTACAACTTTCTAACATTAGCCAATCCGGCAGGATCATTGATATTCTCGGGCATCATCGCCAGCAGCATATACGACAGCGAGGCAGAGAAACAAGCTCAATACGTGATCAGATCAAGCACAAAAGAAGCTCTAAAGTGCGACGGGGCGATCTGTTTCTTCTTGACTTCGTTGATCATGTCGGGACTTTGCATTCTTGCAGTTGTTCTGAGCATGATTCTTGTACATCGAACGAGGCCAGTGTATACTCATCTCTATGGAAAGTCCACAACTCGGAG CAGGAGCCCTCAATGGAGAAACGGCACGCAAGATAGAGAAGAAGCATCTAAGACCAAGAAGAGAGATGACGATGAAGATAACTGGGATGTTCCTGAAGGAGCCCTTGCCTAA
- the LOC142539500 gene encoding protein NUCLEAR FUSION DEFECTIVE 4-like isoform X2: MCFMNDGISSFFNNRWLVFVAAMWIQSCAGIGYLFGSISPTIKSSLNYNQKQVAWLGVAKDLGDSVGFLAGSLSEIFPLWGAILVGCIQNFVGYGLVWLVVTGRVPVLPLWTMCILIFVGTNGETYFNTAALVSCVQNFPKSRGPVVGILKGFAGLGGAILTQVYAMMHSPDHASLIFMVAVGPTMVVIGLMFVVRPVGGHKQMRSSDGFSFSFIYSICLILAAYLMVVMLVEDLLDLSPTVITIFTLVLFVLLLIPIVIPVTLSFSRDPRSPAEEPLVPHEDVIFSEIEDEKPREVDLLPASERRKKMAQLQARLAQAAAEGAVRIKKPRPHRGEDFTLTEALIKADFWLIFFSLLLGSGSGLMVIDNLGQMSQSLGYDNTHVFVSMISIWNFLGRVGGGYFSENIVQYYAYPRPVAMAIAQLIMAMGHFSFAMGWAGAMYVGTLLVGLGYGAHWAIVPATASELFGLKKFGALYNFLTLANPAGSLIFSGIIASSIYDSEAEKQAQYVIRSSTKEALKCDGAICFFLTSLIMSGLCILAVVLSMILVHRTRPVYTHLYGKSTTRRSPQWRNGTQDREEASKTKKRDDDEDNWDVPEGALA, encoded by the exons atgtgttttATGAATGATGGGATTTCTTCCTTTTTTAACAACAGATGGCTCGTTTTCGTGGCCGCGATGTGGATACAATCTTGTGCGGGAATTGGATATTTGTTCGGAAGCATTTCACCGACCATCAAAAGTAGTTTAAACTATAACCAAAAGCAGGTTGCGTGGTTGGGTGTGGCCAAAGACTTGGGAGATAGCGTAGGATTCTTGGCTGGGAGTTTATCTGAGATTTTTCCATTGTGGGGTGCTATTCTTGTTGGCTGTATTCAGAATTTTGTTGGATATGGGTTGGTTTGGCTTGTAGTCACCGGCCGAGTTCCTGTTTTGCCATTATGGACT ATGTGCATTCTTATATTTGTAGGAACAAATGGGGAGACCTACTTCAACACAGCTGCGCTAGTCTCTTGCGTGCAAAACTTCCCCAAAAGCCGTGGACCAGTTGTGGGAATACTGAAGGGTTTTGCTGGGTTGGGAGGTGCAATCTTGACTCAGGTATATGCAATGATGCATTCCCCAGATCACGCTTCACTCATATTTATGGTTGCCGTCGGGCCGACGATGGTGGTCATTGGTCTAATGTTCGTGGTCAGGCCGGTTGGAGGTCACAAACAGATGAGGTCGTCGGATGGGTTCAGTTTCTCTTTTATCTACAGCATATGTCTGATCTTGGCTGCGTATCTGATGGTGGTCATGCTTGTTGAAGATCTGCTTGATTTGAGCCCAACTGTTATCACAATCTTCACTCTAGTTTTATTTGTTCTGTTGTTGATTCCCATTGTTATCCCAGTCACCTTGAGTTTCTCTCGGGACCCAAGGTCACCAGCAGAGGAGCCATTGGTACCCCATGAGGATGTCATATTCAGTGAGATCGAAGACGAAAAGCCTAGAGAAGTGGACTTGCTTCCAGCTTCGGAGAGACGGAAGAAAATGGCTCAGCTCCAGGCAAGATTAGCCCAAGCAGCTGCAGAAGGAGCTGTGAGAATCAAGAAACCAAGGCCGCACCGGGGGGAGGACTTTACATTGACGGAAGCACTGATAAAGGCAGACTTTTGGCTCATATTCTTCTCTCTTCTCTTAGGTTCTGGTTCCGGCTTGATGGTGATCGACAACTTGGGCCAGATGAGCCAGTCCTTGGGTTACGACAATACCCATGTATTCGTTTCCATGATCAGCATTTGGAACTTCCTCGGGCGGGTCGGTGGCGGTTACTTCTCCGAGAATATTGTACAGTACTACGCATATCCGCGGCCTGTTGCCATGGCCATTGCCCAACTTATAATGGCGATGGGACATTTCTCTTTCGCAATGGGTTGGGCAGGGGCGATGTACGTCGGAACCCTTCTGGTCGGGCTCGGATACGGAGCACACTGGGCAATAGTGCCTGCTACCGCCTCCGAGTTGTTCGGACTGAAGAAGTTTGGAGCATTGTACAACTTTCTAACATTAGCCAATCCGGCAGGATCATTGATATTCTCGGGCATCATCGCCAGCAGCATATACGACAGCGAGGCAGAGAAACAAGCTCAATACGTGATCAGATCAAGCACAAAAGAAGCTCTAAAGTGCGACGGGGCGATCTGTTTCTTCTTGACTTCGTTGATCATGTCGGGACTTTGCATTCTTGCAGTTGTTCTGAGCATGATTCTTGTACATCGAACGAGGCCAGTGTATACTCATCTCTATGGAAAGTCCACAACTCGGAG GAGCCCTCAATGGAGAAACGGCACGCAAGATAGAGAAGAAGCATCTAAGACCAAGAAGAGAGATGACGATGAAGATAACTGGGATGTTCCTGAAGGAGCCCTTGCCTAA